From one Thalassoroseus pseudoceratinae genomic stretch:
- a CDS encoding SLC5 family protein, whose product MQTTLSLLDYLVILGYLAGTLWLGGWIGRRIRSGTDFFLAGRTLPWWAIGMSLVATDIGGTDIIGVGGAAYSHGMAVANFEWIGCVPAMIIAAFVFVPFFYRSGLYTVPEFMERRYNAGMRSALAACWLIFMACNIGVMLLASAKMMGQTFGWNLSACIWATGLLVGFYTIVGGLAAVVYTDVIQCGVMIGGCLLILVLGLIEVGGIGGLQERLAANEYSTQLIVPVDADSPFPWTAIFFGLALILSPAYWIGNQAIVQRSFGAKDEFQAKASFVWGAVLKNIIPIIIAVPGLIAAALYPDLKEGDAAFPQLVATLLPVGIRGLFVAGFIAALMSSVDSYLNSAATILCHDLYRRFLNPSASEEKLLEVGRITTAALVAWGIGFAFVFLKGSEESGVYAIFQTLMSFFQGPALAVLLIGVFWKRATGRAAVIAFLVGIASSVSLFALSQPAVIEKLGWKPLFQIPDPFLYFSVWAFLVTATLLVALSFLTPPPSADKVKYTLGQRKANS is encoded by the coding sequence GTGCAGACGACGCTTTCACTTTTGGATTATTTGGTCATCCTCGGTTACCTCGCCGGGACGTTGTGGTTGGGCGGTTGGATCGGGCGACGTATTCGCTCGGGGACCGATTTCTTCCTCGCCGGTCGCACGCTGCCATGGTGGGCGATCGGAATGTCGCTCGTCGCGACCGATATCGGCGGGACAGACATCATCGGTGTCGGCGGGGCGGCGTACTCGCATGGGATGGCGGTCGCGAATTTCGAGTGGATCGGCTGCGTGCCGGCGATGATTATCGCCGCGTTCGTCTTCGTGCCGTTCTTCTACCGCAGCGGACTTTACACCGTCCCCGAGTTCATGGAACGTCGCTACAACGCGGGCATGCGGTCGGCATTGGCGGCGTGTTGGCTGATCTTCATGGCCTGCAACATTGGCGTGATGCTCTTGGCGTCAGCGAAAATGATGGGGCAAACATTCGGGTGGAATCTGTCGGCGTGTATTTGGGCGACGGGTTTATTGGTCGGGTTCTATACCATTGTCGGTGGACTCGCGGCGGTCGTTTACACCGATGTCATTCAGTGCGGTGTGATGATCGGCGGGTGTCTACTGATTCTCGTGCTTGGGTTGATCGAAGTCGGCGGCATTGGCGGTTTGCAAGAACGACTCGCCGCCAACGAATACTCGACGCAACTCATTGTGCCCGTCGATGCGGATTCGCCGTTTCCGTGGACGGCTATTTTCTTCGGATTGGCACTCATCCTCAGTCCGGCGTACTGGATCGGCAACCAAGCGATCGTGCAGCGGTCGTTCGGGGCGAAGGACGAATTTCAAGCGAAAGCGTCGTTCGTGTGGGGAGCGGTTCTTAAGAATATCATTCCCATCATCATCGCCGTGCCGGGTTTGATCGCCGCCGCATTGTATCCCGATTTGAAAGAAGGAGACGCCGCCTTCCCGCAACTCGTCGCGACGCTGCTCCCGGTTGGCATTCGCGGTTTGTTCGTCGCGGGTTTCATTGCGGCGTTGATGTCGAGCGTCGATTCCTATCTGAACTCCGCCGCGACGATTCTCTGTCACGATCTTTACCGACGATTTTTGAACCCGTCGGCCAGTGAAGAGAAACTTCTCGAGGTTGGTCGGATCACAACGGCTGCGTTGGTGGCGTGGGGCATCGGGTTTGCGTTTGTGTTCCTTAAGGGCAGCGAAGAATCCGGCGTTTATGCCATCTTCCAAACACTGATGTCCTTCTTCCAAGGACCGGCGCTGGCGGTCTTGTTGATCGGCGTGTTCTGGAAGCGAGCGACCGGGCGTGCCGCCGTCATCGCGTTCCTTGTCGGTATTGCCAGTTCGGTGAGTCTGTTCGCGTTGAGTCAACCGGCCGTGATCGAGAAACTCGGTTGGAAACCATTGTTCCAGATTCCCGATCCGTTCCTGTATTTCTCCGTCTGGGCGTTCCTCGTGACGGCGACACTGTTAGTCGCGTTGAGTTTCCTCACACCGCCGCCGTCTGCGGACAAAGTGAAATACACGCTGGGACAACGAAAGGCAAATTCATGA
- a CDS encoding MBOAT family O-acyltransferase, which yields MLFSSSIFLHLFLPVLLVAYFVSPRSMRNGLLLTASLIFYAWGEPSLIVLMLGSAGLNFMIGRWIGDTLGTVKSRWILTFGIVANLAFLGYFKYAKLIVESLSSLSVAFGGVGLQVPDIALPIGISFYTFQAMAYLIDVYRQEVPADRKFVNVALYIALFPQLIAGPIVRYTQIADDLHGRRETLDGFADGVQRFVFGLGKKLLIANSLAAVADPIFDLPNTQLSMSVAWLAMVCYTLQIYFDFSGYSDMAIGLGRMFGFSFPENFRYPYVAQSVTEFWRRWHLSLSTWFRDYLYIPLGGNRCAAWRNSLNLLIVFLLCGLWHGASWTFVVWGVYHGVFLMVERQGLGDALAKLWRPLRHVYLLLAVIGGWVLFRADSFGHATAIYRAMFGLQGWNGFEYPWELYLDSGVALALAAGCIGSLPVLPWIREKLTTTESDAPAPMMAPRMAFTGALAACQLVLLTAVLIASSAVLAAGTHNPFIYFRF from the coding sequence ATGCTGTTCAGTTCGAGCATTTTTCTTCACTTATTTCTGCCAGTCTTGCTGGTGGCGTATTTCGTGTCGCCACGTAGCATGCGGAACGGTTTGTTGCTGACGGCAAGTCTCATCTTCTACGCCTGGGGTGAACCGAGTTTAATCGTGCTGATGCTCGGCTCGGCGGGCCTGAACTTCATGATCGGCCGTTGGATCGGTGATACGCTCGGGACGGTCAAGAGTCGTTGGATTCTGACGTTCGGAATTGTGGCGAACTTAGCGTTCCTGGGGTACTTCAAGTATGCCAAGTTGATCGTGGAAAGTTTGAGTTCCCTTTCGGTGGCGTTTGGCGGCGTTGGTTTGCAAGTGCCCGACATCGCGTTGCCGATCGGCATTTCGTTCTACACCTTCCAAGCGATGGCGTATCTGATCGATGTGTACCGCCAAGAAGTGCCGGCGGACCGCAAGTTCGTGAACGTGGCACTTTACATCGCGTTGTTCCCACAATTGATCGCCGGCCCGATCGTGCGTTACACGCAGATTGCCGACGATCTTCACGGTCGCCGTGAAACTCTCGATGGGTTCGCCGACGGTGTGCAGCGGTTCGTGTTCGGACTCGGTAAGAAACTTCTGATCGCGAATTCATTGGCTGCGGTGGCGGACCCGATTTTCGATTTACCGAACACGCAGCTTTCGATGTCCGTCGCGTGGCTGGCGATGGTGTGTTACACGCTGCAAATCTATTTCGACTTCTCCGGCTATTCCGACATGGCCATCGGGCTGGGGCGGATGTTCGGTTTCTCGTTCCCGGAAAACTTTCGCTACCCCTATGTGGCTCAGTCGGTCACGGAGTTTTGGCGACGTTGGCATTTGTCACTGTCGACGTGGTTTCGCGATTACCTCTACATTCCGCTGGGCGGAAATCGATGTGCGGCTTGGCGAAATTCGCTGAACTTGCTGATCGTGTTTCTCCTCTGCGGACTCTGGCACGGAGCCAGTTGGACGTTTGTCGTCTGGGGCGTGTATCACGGTGTGTTCCTGATGGTCGAACGGCAGGGCTTGGGGGATGCGTTGGCGAAACTCTGGCGACCGTTGCGACACGTCTATCTGCTGCTCGCTGTGATCGGTGGATGGGTCTTGTTCCGAGCCGACAGTTTCGGTCATGCGACAGCCATCTATCGAGCCATGTTCGGACTGCAAGGTTGGAACGGTTTTGAGTACCCCTGGGAACTCTATCTCGATTCTGGTGTGGCGTTGGCACTTGCGGCCGGATGCATCGGAAGTTTGCCGGTGCTGCCTTGGATTCGAGAGAAATTGACCACCACCGAATCGGATGCACCCGCTCCAATGATGGCTCCGCGAATGGCTTTCACGGGCGCGTTGGCAGCCTGTCAGCTGGTGCTTCTCACGGCGGTGTTGATTGCTTCGTCCGCCGTGTTGGCCGCCGGAACTCACAACCCGTTTATTTACTTCCGATTTTAG
- the kdsA gene encoding 3-deoxy-8-phosphooctulonate synthase translates to MPNNPVMIGGSPCGPGHPLVFIAGPCVIESEEMILEIADHLANTASQMEVPLVFKASFDKANRTSIHSFRGPGLERGMEILAKVKERFGLPVTTDVHEAGQCEAVAEVCDILQIPAFLARQTDLVSAAARATASKGGVVNVKKPQFVAPEDMVHVVRKTEESGNSNVMLTERGTTFGYGRLVNDMQCIPVMHKLGTPVCFDATHSVQMPGGSTTGGRREMVFPLARAAVACGADAVFFETHPNPDEAKSDGPNQVYLKDAARLIGQLRQVRRLMLEFETAN, encoded by the coding sequence ATGCCGAACAATCCCGTCATGATCGGCGGTTCGCCGTGCGGACCGGGGCATCCCCTGGTGTTCATTGCTGGTCCATGTGTGATCGAAAGCGAGGAGATGATCCTCGAAATCGCCGATCATCTGGCGAACACGGCGAGCCAAATGGAAGTGCCGTTGGTCTTCAAAGCCAGCTTTGACAAAGCCAACCGCACGAGCATTCACAGCTTCCGCGGACCGGGTTTGGAACGCGGGATGGAAATTCTCGCCAAAGTCAAAGAACGATTTGGTTTACCGGTCACGACGGACGTTCACGAGGCCGGTCAATGTGAAGCGGTGGCCGAAGTTTGCGACATTCTGCAAATCCCGGCGTTTCTGGCTCGGCAGACCGATCTCGTGTCGGCGGCGGCTCGGGCGACGGCCAGCAAGGGTGGTGTGGTCAACGTGAAGAAGCCGCAGTTTGTGGCTCCGGAAGATATGGTTCACGTCGTCCGCAAGACCGAGGAAAGCGGGAACTCGAATGTCATGCTGACCGAACGTGGGACCACATTCGGTTACGGTCGGTTGGTCAATGATATGCAGTGCATTCCGGTTATGCACAAGCTCGGCACGCCGGTGTGCTTTGACGCTACTCACAGCGTGCAAATGCCGGGTGGCTCGACCACGGGGGGACGCCGAGAAATGGTGTTCCCGCTGGCACGGGCGGCGGTGGCGTGCGGTGCGGATGCAGTCTTCTTCGAGACACACCCCAACCCCGACGAAGCCAAAAGCGACGGCCCGAACCAAGTCTACTTGAAGGACGCTGCCCGGTTGATCGGGCAACTTCGCCAAGTACGACGACTGATGCTTGAATTCGAAACCGCCAACTGA
- a CDS encoding sulfatase family protein, whose translation MLPHLRLCRIGLFLFTALLTRLPVGLAAETERPNIVLVMADDMGWGQTGYYNHPVLKTPNLDAMAANGLRFDRFYAGGPVCSPTRATVLTGRTHERTGVMTHGYALRRQEPTIAQGLAKAGYATGHFGKWHLNGLRGPGVPVLEDDPHSPGEFGFQEWLSVTNFFDRDPILSRQGEFEEFAGDSSEIVVDEALKFIHKNAKAKKPFFTVIWYGTPHSPWRAAKDDAAQFDDLERNSKEHYGELVAMDRSIGTLRAGLKDAGIAENTLFWFCSDNGGLPRITPDTVGGLRGNKGSLYEGGLRVPGIVEWPAQITKARVTKVPACTMDIAPTLVDIVGLPSDTLLPTLDGISLKPMFEGTVLSRPQPIGFRYRDGSALTEGDYKILALPNKKKTRYALYNLKDDMKETQDLQASEPKVFADLKSKLDKWNASVDRSMAGKDYPEGRVDPSHPEPRYWIDLKAYQAYFDAWADRPEYKSWIQRARKKK comes from the coding sequence ATGCTTCCACATCTTCGACTTTGCCGAATTGGATTGTTTTTGTTCACGGCTCTGCTCACGCGGCTTCCGGTCGGGTTGGCTGCCGAGACTGAGCGACCGAACATCGTGCTGGTGATGGCCGACGACATGGGGTGGGGGCAAACGGGATACTACAACCATCCGGTTTTGAAGACGCCGAATCTCGATGCGATGGCGGCGAACGGGTTGCGGTTCGATCGCTTTTATGCGGGCGGTCCGGTGTGCTCACCGACACGAGCGACCGTCTTGACCGGACGAACCCACGAACGCACCGGCGTGATGACGCACGGATACGCACTCCGTCGACAAGAACCGACCATCGCCCAGGGACTCGCGAAAGCTGGTTATGCGACCGGGCATTTTGGGAAGTGGCATCTCAACGGTTTACGGGGACCCGGCGTGCCGGTGTTGGAAGACGACCCGCACTCACCTGGCGAATTCGGATTTCAAGAATGGCTGTCGGTCACGAACTTTTTCGATCGGGATCCGATTCTCAGTCGCCAAGGCGAGTTCGAAGAGTTTGCGGGGGACTCGTCGGAAATCGTCGTGGACGAAGCACTCAAGTTCATCCACAAGAATGCGAAAGCGAAGAAACCGTTCTTCACGGTCATTTGGTACGGCACGCCGCATAGTCCTTGGAGAGCGGCCAAAGATGATGCCGCTCAGTTCGATGACCTGGAGCGGAACTCCAAGGAACATTACGGCGAACTGGTGGCGATGGATCGCAGCATCGGCACCCTTCGAGCCGGTTTGAAAGACGCGGGCATCGCCGAAAATACGCTGTTCTGGTTTTGCAGCGACAATGGCGGATTGCCCCGGATCACGCCCGACACCGTCGGTGGACTTCGCGGCAACAAGGGAAGTTTGTACGAAGGCGGTTTGCGTGTGCCGGGGATCGTGGAATGGCCGGCTCAGATCACGAAAGCCCGCGTGACCAAAGTGCCCGCCTGCACCATGGACATTGCCCCGACACTTGTGGACATCGTCGGCTTGCCGAGCGATACGTTGTTGCCGACGCTGGATGGCATCAGTCTCAAACCGATGTTCGAGGGAACCGTGCTGAGCCGTCCGCAACCGATCGGTTTTCGATATCGTGACGGTTCAGCATTGACCGAGGGCGATTACAAAATCCTCGCGTTGCCGAACAAAAAGAAAACCCGATATGCGTTGTACAATCTCAAGGACGACATGAAGGAAACCCAAGATCTTCAAGCGTCCGAGCCGAAGGTCTTCGCCGACCTCAAGTCGAAGTTGGACAAATGGAATGCTTCCGTGGATCGCAGCATGGCGGGGAAAGATTACCCGGAAGGCCGTGTTGATCCTAGCCATCCGGAACCGCGATATTGGATCGACTTAAAAGCCTATCAAGCTTACTTCGATGCGTGGGCCGACCGACCGGAATACAAAAGCTGGATTCAACGGGCACGGAAGAAGAAATAG
- a CDS encoding alginate O-acetyltransferase AlgX-related protein produces the protein MTALPTSRLFAPQATRTAYSFVIAVMFFGLLSAPLFGLLQGGADDAIRENENRNPAKFPTVELRQKGPILWPSKKSLSLFPRSFERWFNDHRGFRQPLLGLYNLARSEGLVSESLGQMVTGEADRVPVIIGREGWLYCTSDRLVDEYRGTHPFTQDGLDRWKNVLLARKKWLAERGISYIVVFAPNKNAIYPEYMPRAIHRVTDTCRLDQLKSHLQDTDLDVIDLRAAVTAMKSRARTYHRTDTHWNEVGAFAGYQEVMQAVSRHLPGEDSWTLEDFEIQTEMVGNKDLARMLQSPEPYIEEDIRLVPLRQRHANCEMLEGDPKSVKSTNPSADRPNIVVVHDSFMTAMAPFLNEHFEAVQYEWQSDFPKDVIERERPALVIHEYVQRRLMSHQPEPGVPTAE, from the coding sequence ATGACCGCACTTCCCACCTCGCGATTGTTCGCCCCGCAAGCCACGCGGACTGCATATTCCTTCGTGATCGCGGTCATGTTTTTCGGGTTGCTATCGGCCCCGTTGTTCGGCCTACTCCAAGGGGGAGCCGACGATGCTATCCGCGAAAACGAGAACCGTAATCCGGCAAAATTTCCCACTGTGGAACTGCGACAAAAAGGACCGATTCTTTGGCCGTCCAAAAAGAGTCTCTCGCTCTTTCCCCGGTCGTTCGAGCGATGGTTCAACGATCATCGTGGATTCCGGCAGCCGTTGTTAGGGCTCTACAATCTGGCACGCAGCGAAGGTCTGGTGAGTGAGAGTCTCGGTCAGATGGTCACTGGCGAGGCCGACCGTGTGCCGGTCATCATCGGTCGTGAAGGGTGGTTGTACTGCACGAGTGATCGGCTCGTGGACGAGTATCGTGGCACACATCCCTTCACGCAAGACGGGCTCGATCGCTGGAAAAACGTGCTGCTTGCCCGCAAGAAATGGTTAGCCGAGCGGGGCATTTCGTACATCGTCGTTTTTGCGCCGAACAAGAACGCGATCTATCCGGAATACATGCCACGAGCGATTCACCGTGTGACAGACACTTGCCGACTCGATCAACTCAAGTCGCATTTGCAAGATACGGACCTTGATGTCATCGATCTTCGTGCCGCAGTGACGGCGATGAAATCACGGGCGAGGACTTACCATCGCACCGACACGCACTGGAACGAAGTCGGTGCGTTCGCGGGTTATCAGGAAGTCATGCAGGCGGTGTCCCGTCATTTGCCCGGTGAGGACTCATGGACGCTCGAAGATTTCGAGATTCAAACCGAAATGGTCGGGAACAAGGATCTCGCTCGAATGTTGCAATCCCCGGAACCGTACATCGAAGAAGACATTCGCCTCGTTCCGCTCCGTCAACGGCATGCGAACTGTGAAATGCTCGAAGGTGATCCAAAGTCGGTCAAATCGACGAATCCCTCCGCCGATCGTCCGAACATCGTTGTGGTACACGACTCTTTCATGACGGCGATGGCTCCATTCTTGAACGAACACTTTGAAGCCGTGCAATACGAATGGCAATCGGATTTCCCGAAAGACGTCATTGAACGCGAACGCCCCGCACTCGTGATTCACGAGTACGTGCAACGTCGCCTGATGAGTCATCAACCGGAGCCAGGAGTTCCAACCGCGGAGTGA
- a CDS encoding ABC transporter ATP-binding protein: MSSATRCLAYVLPHRGKIALSVLFAFLVAVLWSLNLSAAFPLVKLLLQQQSLTEYVETNITEANAELDERQRRVTHIDQLLADLPASAASSQERVDLLREQAKQQSLASEASRTALLMNWLKTSILPWLPDDQFTMLAMLLGLVLFATVLKSIFIVVQEVLVGSIVQLTAMSIRKDCFRKVLHLDYQTLAHNGTSDLMSRFTYDMNVLTQGLTLLGGKVIREPLKAMGCIVFAFFVNWRLTLISMLFVPLVGLVFYRIGRKLKVASKKMMESMSKLYKTLEETFDSLKVVIAFNGGHRHRARFHRENKEYYRKAMKLVQFDALTSPTTEIMGLCAVFIALLPGAYLVMRETKSIWGINLASEPMDMAQLTLLYVLLAGTLDPIRKLSTVYAKLKRSTAAADRVFHLMDQKPLVKQSPKAQNCPRHARDIYFSNLTFSYYSSDEAAIRPPVLKDVDLRVAAGDVVVVVGENGSGKSTLVNLLPRYYDPDHGAVLIDGVDIRDVRLPSLRDQISVVTQETLLFDETIYENIRYGRPNASREEVIAAAKQAHAYDFISELPDGFETSVGEKGGRFSGGQRQRIALARAILRDPTILILDEATSAVDAQSEKQIHAALREFVEDRTVFLITHSVSQSILDFVDKIAVMDQGHLVAYGPHEKLIESCPVYRNLYRAQTEQRHSTDDTRDIIPLANKTANEKTDQAKRPTGSDG; this comes from the coding sequence GTGAGCAGTGCCACCCGATGTTTGGCTTACGTTCTGCCCCACCGCGGAAAAATTGCGCTCTCCGTGTTGTTTGCGTTTCTGGTTGCGGTGTTGTGGAGTTTGAATCTTTCCGCGGCGTTTCCGTTAGTCAAGTTGCTGCTACAGCAACAAAGTTTGACCGAATACGTGGAAACCAACATCACCGAGGCCAACGCCGAGTTGGATGAACGCCAACGCCGCGTCACGCACATCGACCAATTGCTCGCCGATCTGCCAGCAAGTGCCGCCAGTTCCCAAGAACGGGTGGATTTGCTCCGTGAGCAAGCCAAGCAGCAATCACTCGCCAGCGAGGCTTCCCGAACGGCGTTGCTGATGAATTGGCTCAAAACGTCAATTCTGCCTTGGCTCCCCGACGATCAATTCACCATGCTCGCGATGCTGTTGGGCCTGGTTCTCTTTGCAACGGTTCTAAAAAGCATCTTTATTGTTGTTCAAGAAGTCTTGGTCGGCAGTATTGTGCAACTGACCGCGATGAGCATCCGTAAGGATTGCTTCCGCAAAGTGCTGCATCTCGACTATCAAACGCTCGCCCACAATGGCACCAGCGATTTGATGTCTCGCTTCACGTACGACATGAACGTGCTCACCCAAGGGCTCACGTTGCTGGGTGGAAAAGTCATTCGTGAGCCACTCAAAGCGATGGGCTGCATCGTGTTCGCCTTCTTTGTGAATTGGCGTCTCACACTGATTTCCATGCTGTTCGTGCCACTAGTCGGGCTGGTGTTTTACCGCATCGGTCGCAAACTCAAGGTGGCCAGCAAGAAGATGATGGAGAGCATGTCCAAGCTCTACAAAACACTGGAAGAGACATTCGATTCACTGAAAGTCGTGATTGCATTCAACGGTGGGCATCGGCATCGCGCTCGATTCCATCGTGAGAACAAAGAGTATTACCGTAAAGCGATGAAGCTTGTGCAGTTCGATGCTCTCACCAGCCCGACGACCGAAATCATGGGGCTCTGTGCGGTGTTCATCGCCTTGCTGCCAGGTGCATACTTGGTGATGCGAGAGACGAAATCGATTTGGGGCATCAATCTCGCTTCCGAGCCGATGGACATGGCCCAACTAACGTTGCTCTACGTGTTGCTCGCCGGGACACTCGATCCGATTCGCAAACTTTCGACGGTCTACGCCAAGCTGAAACGCTCGACAGCCGCCGCCGATCGCGTGTTTCATTTGATGGATCAGAAACCGCTCGTCAAACAATCGCCCAAAGCTCAGAATTGTCCTCGTCACGCCCGAGACATTTACTTCTCCAACCTCACCTTCAGTTACTATTCCAGTGACGAAGCCGCCATCCGGCCGCCCGTGCTCAAGGATGTCGATCTGCGAGTGGCCGCCGGTGATGTGGTGGTCGTGGTGGGGGAAAACGGCTCGGGTAAGAGTACACTCGTCAACTTGCTGCCCCGATACTACGACCCCGATCATGGTGCAGTTCTGATTGACGGCGTCGATATCCGCGACGTGCGTCTGCCATCACTCCGTGATCAGATCAGCGTGGTGACGCAAGAGACGCTGCTGTTCGACGAGACGATCTACGAAAACATTCGTTACGGCCGCCCCAACGCATCGCGTGAGGAAGTCATCGCCGCTGCGAAACAGGCGCACGCGTATGACTTCATCAGTGAGTTGCCAGACGGATTTGAAACATCCGTCGGCGAGAAAGGTGGTCGGTTCTCCGGTGGTCAGCGACAACGCATCGCGTTGGCCCGTGCGATTCTCCGAGACCCCACGATTCTCATCCTCGACGAAGCCACATCGGCCGTCGATGCTCAAAGCGAAAAACAAATCCACGCCGCCTTGCGAGAGTTCGTGGAAGACCGCACGGTTTTCCTCATCACGCACTCGGTGAGCCAAAGCATTCTCGACTTCGTCGATAAGATTGCCGTGATGGACCAAGGCCATTTGGTCGCCTACGGTCCGCACGAGAAACTGATCGAGTCTTGCCCGGTGTATCGCAACTTGTACCGCGCTCAAACCGAGCAACGTCACAGCACCGACGACACCCGCGACATCATCCCTCTGGCCAACAAAACAGCCAACGAAAAAACCGATCAGGCCAAACGCCCGACCGGTTCCGATGGCTAA